AGGGCAATagataaaacttaaaagagaaCTATATCACATTTCGTCacgtaattttgtttttgtttttgtttttgttgacgCATAACATTTTAACCTTTTAAACAAGTTTGTTACTTTTACTTCATATGCAATAGACGTGATACCATTTTAGGAAGTTCTTTGTACACAACAAAGACTCTATAATGGTTTGCCAAGAATTGTGTGCAGTCAAAGTTAACTATTTAGTTATTACTGGTGTgcaattgtttcttttaattttcagGAAGCTTCTTTATCAATTGGGCTGATTATGAAAAAGATATTACATGTTTTATGGACCTAAATCAAAATACCCATTTTTGCTGTTTAAACCGGCCTATTATAATAGTCTACAGTAGAACCTCTATAAgttaatactcgataaattaataacctctataaattaataaattgttCCGGTTCCGAGTTGGGACAGTGTAAAAAGTgatacaaatcgataaattaataagataataatttttttgaaaatcctatgtaaacatatggtctcattaatatcataaattaataattgtattaaaatatcaaatatatatatatatattatacttatatataaaacttcaatgaaatataattttagtattgtttctttttacttcaatttgcataagtttttttgtttaattttaatatttttaatatatcaaaaacttttcttattgttttctagacatgataattatttCTATTTGTAATTggttctaaaaatatattttagatattgaaatgaatcttacattttcataaaaattaaaaaaatgttaccatatttgaaaaatctctctataaattaataaatattaatttatcgataaattaatacctctagaaattaataaaattttgggatcccaacattattaatttatagaggttttactgtattaaaaatattatattattttgagaTTTCTATATATCTTGCAAATGCCGAAGACAAATCAATGAATAATGGTCAACATTAACATAATTTAGTTAATACATATTGCTTTTATGTGGGCTGATGACCAGCAGAATTAGTTGCACCGTCTCTATCATATCATGTGCATGCTTTGTTTTGCACCTTTCGGtgagataattttttttttttcaaactaatTACTCAACTATCACCTTTTTAGTAACTTAGATTCTAAATTTAGTATGACTGAAGCATTAATATTGTACAATTTTAATAACTCTGGTTTCTACATATATGTTTCgcagaaaattgattttgaaaggAGAAACCTCCAattggtttgttgtttttaccatactaaatattaattaaaaatgttatagaTCGCGGTCTAGGACATGCATGGTCACATATCCACTAACATTTGTtagtgttattattattttttattttaaattaatctACGTCACATACTCGATTTTAGTTGTGAGCTGCAAAAGTCTCAGTGATTGCTAGTAAGAAAAAGTTTGTTCATCTGCTTTTGGTTTGGTCCATTATATTGAATCATTAAGCGAATTTTGATGATACATTGTGACTACTTTGGGTTACATCATCATTTATCTTTTACAAAGGGTTTTTGAGTGTGACTTTATGATGTGTCACCAAACCTCTTATGACCCATTCTTACGGTGTAGCAACATTTCATTTGTTGAGTATGTCTAAAGTTAGAGCAGAAGAGGAACAAGTCCTTATCtccaaatatgaaaaaaagttttgaaaactTAAATGATGAGAGAGCTTTAGTTGGAGGGTAAGTGGACCTAACTCTACTAACTCCAACATACCCTTTTGTTTCCAATCTCTATATATCTGCTCACAACTCACAAGGAATTCCCTTAGTtacacaattttaaaataaatataccGTTAcacaaaatacacaaaaatggCAAACTTGTGTACACTTGTTGGTTTTCttgtcatcatcttcttcaatgtgTTTGCACCTGCCTCTTCTGCCAGTCACCCCGTCGAATGGTCGCTCGGGAAAGACTATAGCTCGTTGGCTACCGGAAAGTCCTTCGCGGTCGGCGATACCATCGGTATGTACATATACGTTGTCTGTCCTATACGTAGTCTGAAATTGTTTCAACCACTAATACAtgcttttgattttacatgtaaatttttttacattttttttaaaaaaatgattttttgataatattgtGTTGTAAAGTACGTATAATCTGTTTGTGTTTGCCATTAACAAAATGCTTTTATACTTTGCTTGCAAACGAACAATTTCGAAGTCATAGTTGTAATATAGATCTATATGAATGTTTACATTATGTTGCATATAGTGTTCAACTACGGTGCGGGTCACACGGTGGACGAAGTGAGCGAAAGTGACTACAAGAGTTGCACATTGGGGAACGCAATTTCTTCGGACAGTAGTGGAACCACAAGTATAGCTCTCAAGACACCTGGTCCTCACTACTTCATCTGCGGTATCCCCGGCCACTGCACTGGCGGGATGAAGCTCTCTGTCATTGTTCCAGCAGCTTCATCAGGCGGCAGTACTGGAGACGGTACCACTGACAAAAATACACCCGTACAAGACGGAAAAACTACACCCTCAGAAGGTAAAAAGGCTAGTCCTTCTGCTTCGGCCACGGCCGTGTTGAAGCCGTTGGATGCtttggttgtgacttgtgtAGTTGCATTGATGTACACTTTGGCTCTCCCTTAATTagttggtttcttttgttttcctgtGGTTTGACTCGTTTGAAGGACCAGGCTAGAGGCAGTGCTGTTATATGcttcttataattaattatctcTCATGATTTTTCCTATGTTTTGTCTCgtatttatcaattttttttgttcgctttcttaaaaaaaaaaaaaaaaagtaaattaaaatacgAAGCACCATCCATAatgattaacattttttaatttgatgatgatgcaaaaGTCAATTTTACCCTTTTAGAATTTTGTGTATGATTGCAAAAGTTCTAACATTGTTCACATTTTCGTCTGAATTTTGTGTATGATTTACAACATAAGATAATGAATTTGATCtttcttacaaaatataatcACTGTAGAAAGTTGGAGACAGaatattttttatcaataatttaGGATTGTTAAATTatgaatataaaagaaaattctacATGGGTTTGAATGTTGATCATGAAAGACTTGAAAGTCTAGAGACTAGCGAAAGCAGAGACAAGTGTAATGAGCAACTGCCAGATGGGCATTGACCTCGGAGGAAATTTGAGTATAAAGGCCCAATAACACCGGCCCACCGACTTACCTAATTAGGTGGACCCGACTTGAGATCTTACTACATCTAAGCCGTccatttataaaatacaacaCAGTAACCACTCCAGATCTCAtaactaaaaccaacaaaaagtttggtataaatttaataatgtttGCATCTACCCTACCAACTTTTTTCATTcacacataaacaaaatgtcTACTTATCTACTGATGctgaaaaatggttttatatcaaaattagcTTATTAGTCACGACGACTAATCATAAACGAACAAGTGTTAATTAAAATTCGATaataaacattttgaaaacaaataaatataaaattgtgggcctatcttcttttaaaaatgaaaaacaaagaagtgaAGGATCCCGGAAACATCATGGAAATTTAAAACCAGCTTTGCATTAATTACACGACACACTTATAAATACAAACATGAGAtgttgaaaaggaaaagacaaatacaattcaaaaccaaagctCACGACAGTCTCTTATTTATCAATGGCGAATTTTCTCATCAacagaagaacaagaagaacaatgaaatcaaagaaagctGAAGAAGGGAAGAGATCGGATTCAAATTCTAATTCAGACAATAACTTCTCATGCAAGAAGCACACGAAACATAGACAGTCTCCTGGAATCTGTTCTCTCTGTCTCACCGAGAGGCTCTCTAAGCTATCTCTGGAGTACTACGATTACACTAAGAAGGCAGTTGAAACGGCGACGTATTGCGGCTcaacatcaacatcttcttcctcgtcggTCTCGTCTtgttactcttcttcttctgtctcttCTTGTTCGTCTCCTTTGCAATATCGGtatagagaaaagaagaaggatgggaAGAAACAAAGCTTCTTGTTCAGATTATTGCTCGGATCCATCGTAGACTAGTTCTTTTCTTTCCGTAGTTTTTAATTCATTATACTACTTTTTATGAATTCATTATTCTTCGATATCTTTTCATTCGGAAAATGCAGAGAATCAGCAAAATAATTGCAAGAAGATTTTATACCaacaaatttgtattttaatcttgtttgtgacaaaataaaagaagttaaaatCCGATATACAATACATTACAAGGCTATGACACATCTAACTCAAATAATTTACCCAAAAACCATTAGTTGACGTGGTTAAAATAACCGTTTtccaatcaaatttaaattcacCCTTGGTACGTGTTACATCaagtaaaacatatataatttcatgATAAAATACTTGATATGGTCCTTGGTCCAAAATTTGTGTGGACATACTTTCTTGGACATTAAATTTATGTGGACTAAATACCACTAAAATGCGTAAAACAACCACCATCTTTAATGCATTTAGAAATTCagtattacaaatttttatgcTAAGCTAGATAGATATGTGACTAAATAAAGAATTCtaaattaattgattataAACAGATCAAATGAATGGCATAACATGAAGATATTTATAGAATTAAAGATGTACATGtacattttcatataaaaagcTTAcaatttttctcttaattCTTGGCTTAACAATTAATGTAtgatagaaaaagaaagagaagagaatgcACAAGACATAAGCCGGGCCATGGCATGATAAGCTGGCACATGACTATTAGTAGTTGCCAGAGTGAAATGTAATGTACGGTTAGAGGACAAAGACGTGTTG
This sequence is a window from Arabidopsis thaliana chromosome 1 sequence. Protein-coding genes within it:
- a CDS encoding uncharacterized protein (unknown protein; BEST Arabidopsis thaliana protein match is: unknown protein (TAIR:AT1G22470.1); Has 65 Blast hits to 63 proteins in 13 species: Archae - 0; Bacteria - 0; Metazoa - 1; Fungi - 0; Plants - 64; Viruses - 0; Other Eukaryotes - 0 (source: NCBI BLink).), with product MANFLINRRTRRTMKSKKAEEGKRSDSNSNSDNNFSCKKHTKHRQSPGICSLCLTERLSKLSLEYYDYTKKAVETATYCGSTSTSSSSSVSSCYSSSSVSSCSSPLQYRYREKKKDGKKQSFLFRLLLGSIVD
- a CDS encoding Cupredoxin superfamily protein (Cupredoxin superfamily protein; FUNCTIONS IN: electron carrier activity, copper ion binding; LOCATED IN: anchored to membrane; EXPRESSED IN: 17 plant structures; EXPRESSED DURING: 9 growth stages; CONTAINS InterPro DOMAIN/s: Plastocyanin-like (InterPro:IPR003245), Cupredoxin (InterPro:IPR008972), Blue (type 1) copper domain (InterPro:IPR000923); BEST Arabidopsis thaliana protein match is: Cupredoxin superfamily protein (TAIR:AT1G22480.1); Has 1425 Blast hits to 1386 proteins in 65 species: Archae - 0; Bacteria - 2; Metazoa - 0; Fungi - 0; Plants - 1420; Viruses - 0; Other Eukaryotes - 3 (source: NCBI BLink).), which produces MANLCTLVGFLVIIFFNVFAPASSASHPVEWSLGKDYSSLATGKSFAVGDTIVFNYGAGHTVDEVSESDYKSCTLGNAISSDSSGTTSIALKTPGPHYFICGIPGHCTGGMKLSVIVPAASSGGSTGDGTTDKNTPVQDGKTTPSEGKKASPSASATAVLKPLDALVVTCVVALMYTLALP